TGTGCAACTGCATCTCTAGCTGAAAATCTTTAACTAATGAAAAGATCCTTaggtttctttttatctttttccagaCAAGTACTGGGGCTTAAAACCAATAGGTAACCTAAAACACAGGCACCTCTTACAAAAGTGAGGGTGGGATCTAAAATTGATGTCTTTCTTCTATTCTTAAACAACACTTTAATATCAGCTTCTCCTCCCAAAGGCAAAGCTCTAccaagttatttaaatttcattttacattACTGATTTATGAACCTCTTCAGAGGTGTATGAAATGGTAAAAATACCTCAGGCTAAAAATAGTCTAGCTATTGATCACAGAGCACTTCAGACAGACGGGAATGTCAGCCACAAGGCAAATCCCAAAGTCAGACTCAACCACCCCCAAGCACCAGGGGCTTGGCTGCAAGCTCGGAGTTCGGGTCGGCTCCTGTGCACGCCAAGGGCCCCATGGGGTGGAATCTGCACCTGCTGCACATCTGGGACGGTAACATTTCTACTTTTGGTAGCCCTTTGCCTTACCTTTCTTTTTTGGCTGCTCTGAATAAACCAAGAAATAGATATATCTCATTAaggattgaaaaaataatgagaaagtcAAATTTTTCTTATTGGTTCTAAGTAGATTAACACTTACATTCCAAGCCCTTCAGGCCAAAAAattggtggggtggggttggaggagaggagggagagagtgagagagagacagagaaatagaaaatgttctTGTCTGCAACTTTCATCACAGGACATCCCTCAGAGGGCGTGCCTGGCATCGTTTTTCCTTCAGTAGTTTGTAGGTCTGCAGGGAACGTAGCCTGGGAAGAGAGGACCCATCCTTTAAATAAATGCACTCAAAGGTGAAGCAAACCAACCCCTTTCTGTCCCACTGAACTCTACATCTAACATGATTTTTCTTGGCCTGTATCTTAGCTCTGGAGCAGCCTGGAGACCAAGTTGTTTATTTGCTGCTTTAGCTCATCAAAAATGGGAAAGACATGATTAAGCGGCAAGAGGGTTTAGTTGTGCTAAGCAAGTAACCAAGTCAAACTTGCCTTTTCAAGGCCAGTGCCCCACCACCAGCTTTGGATAGAAACCCAATAGATTTTACTGGGTCAGGCCACCCCTATACATCTCTTTATCATACCCCTGATGATCTGTTCAAAGTCTACTTTACCTTCTGGCCTATTCCTGACATTCAAGCAGGACCTGGACTCACTGGTTTACCACTTGTTTGACCAGATcctagaacagcacctggcactcAACACACACTCAATAATGACTGGTCTTCTTCGGACTCCAGTCTGGGAACCAAGGgcaaatgatgaaggaaaaagggaaaagattaCATCAGAGCTCTCAAGGGAGCAGGCTGGGTCTTAGAGATGGAATTACAAGGAAGCCCCTCACAGCAATCAAGGGCTGGGGGCTCATGCACCACCCTGGCTGGGCGTAGACATGCAGAGTGTCAAGTTTAAAAGCCCTTGTTGGAAGTGAAAAGCCCCGGGCTCTCGTTCTGGAAGCTTAATATCAGAACCATACCTAATGACACCACCATTTTCCATTTCCCAACACCTAAGATGCCAGCTGACATTTTCCTTAAtcatatcagaaaaataaatgatgtcatCCTGGCAGCCCTTTCAAAATTGCAAAGAAGCAAGTCCATTCCAAAATGGGCCAGATTCAATACTTCTTAGGTCTTGACACTTTGGGCAAATACCACATTTTCAAAAGTCTGGCTAAAACACAGTGAATTAATAGAAAAAGTACTCAGCAGAGAGACAGGGAGTTTGGGTTCCAGTTTCAGCTTTGATACTCAATTTTTGTCCTTAGGTGAGGTACTCCACTTCTCTGGGCCTTACCTTCCACATCCATAAAATGAAGGTGTTATCCTGAAGGACACAGGGGGTACCTTCCAGAACTAAAATTACACAGTCCCCTCAAGGATCATCTCTAACCTCCCTGCTGTCCTTCAATGTTCCTGTCCTCTGATTACCAATGCAAATTCTTGCCCTtcgtcctctctgccccactgtgGCCTCTTAAATAGAAAAACCTGGTCTCTAATGTTTTACTTGAAACCATGGCTTGTATTTAAGCAGTTGTTCATAGCCCTGGGTTTGAACATGGGCACGTTCGTGGGTATGATGATTTTTCTATGTAGAGTGTAAGGTCATTAGGGAAAAATACCGAGAACTTCATGCTCCCCCCacacacctagcacagtgccggGTTCCTTCCAGGTGCTCAGGCCGCACTTTCCAACCCTACCAGCAGAAGAGAGTGTGCAAGTAAATTCAGGTTTACTGTTATTACACTGATGTTCTCCAAACCCCAGGCGACTGACTGAGCCAGGAATCAGCTAGTACTCACAGCTATCCTTTCTCGTTAAGGGATACCTTACTGCGAGGATGGCTGGGATTGATTTACCTGATTATGGGCAGTGCTACCCTACAGCTCTGAATACTCCTGAATAAGTAAATAACTGTTTCCATCGGACATGTAAAATTGTGCTCACTTtgtgaagacaaagagaaatttcTTTCTTGGATTCACTCTCCAGAAACATATAGCAACCTCTATACAAAGGTAAAAAGAGACTCACCAGCATGGAGGTTTAAAATATTGCCAATTTAAACAATCTCCTCTGTTACAAAGCATAAATACTCATAGACATCTACAAGCTAAGGTGATTCAGTCTATAGATGGCCTCAGGGCGGAACTGGCCCTCAGAGAACAGTTTAAAAGAAAGGATTTTAAAGTTGAGGGGAAAATCCATAAGTAAGAGAAACTCATGTGAATATTAAATACTTGATGTTTACCTCTCCAAAGTTTCAGTCAATTTCAAATGTTATTATAACAACATACTTTTTCCCACAAACGGGCCACGAGAGCTAATTTGGAAGGATTTCGCAGGGGAGCACAGCTCTTGGTGGGTTCCTTGGTCAAAGAGCAGCTTCagtactggctggtgtggctcagtggattgagcaccagcctgcaaaccaaaaggtcgccagtttgcttcccagtcagggcacatgcctgggtcaccaGCCAAGGTCCCCggtggaggcatgcaagaggcaaccacacattgatgtttctgtccctctctttatccaaaaataaataaatctattaaaacaaaaaaagagcagTTTCCCATATCTTAAAGGTCATCTCTTTGGTGGAAGGCTCAGTCCTGTGAGGAGGTGGTAAAGAGGGAAGGGGCACAGCCCAGCCAGGCAGATCTAGTCAAATCAACCTGGTTTCAATGGTGTGGCAGGTGGCCTGCTGGCTCACTCTGCATCCCCGTttcaggggctggggtggaggtggcagggaggctggacaCTGCAGACAATGAGGGCAAGGGCCACAGATGCTCTATCAAACCAAGAGCTCCACTGTCCTTCCTGGAAACAAAACTCCTTCAGTCCTATATTATGGACAAAAAGAATGATTATTTGAGGCTTGAAGACAGAAACTGATGGAACAGCCTAACCAAAGGCTTACAAAATGAAGACTTTGTTCATTTTATGTTTAAACATTTAAGGCAGCTTCactgtaatttcattttaaatgtttttttttaatgacattgcTTTTTTTCTGGTAGTCTAAAATAATGTCATACTAAAAATCAACTCATACTTTACCCCCAGATGTACTCCAAAAATGTGAACAAAGGTATATGTACAAGGACCTTAACAGAGGCCGCACTTTTAATACtaggaaaaaggaacaaagccGTGTATTCATCAATAGCAAGCTGATTAAATTGGTCACGATGCATCCCCACCATGGAATACCATCCAACAGCCAAAAGGAATAACATAATTCTATGTTTGCTGCATTAAAGAGGCCTACAGCATACTAtgttgaaacaaaaacaaaccccacaCACAAGTGGCAGAATAGCATGTGTCATGATTCCATTCTGTGTGGATAAGGTACACGTGATTCTATGCATACAACAAATGTCTGGAAGGTCATTTGCTGAACTAAACAGTGGCTGTCTCCAGAGGATGGGCCAGGGTAtgcctggagaggagggaggactTCTAACACAATTCTACCCTGTTAATCTTTTTTACAAGTATATCTTAGTTTTTCAGTTTTCAACTGGTCCTCAGCTGAGAGCACTGGATTAACCAAAACACATTATCATTATTGATCCATGTGTGGCCCACTTTTACTTAAGATAGTTAACCagttctttttaataataaaacatccTTGAACCCATCACCCACAATAAAGCTAGATCCTTGACCATAACCTTGACATAACCATATGACCCTCCCTGCCAACACAGTGTCTTCCTGACTCTAGGCTGCCACCACCTCAAACCCCACCTTGATTACTACTAAtagattcaataaataaaatacaacgaataaatacaaagaattaatTTGGTTACCTTTTTTAGTTCACTGCTCTTGAATCAAACAGAAATACCACAAAATTTAATTCTAAGCTTTTCTCTGCACACAGGGGAACACCATCCGGCATCTTCCCAGTGGTGCAATGTTAGTTGCCTGGAGCCACAAGGGGTCCAGGCACTAACTTCCCACCAGGAAACACCACCGGCCAACAGATAAACGTTTTTCATTAGGTATCATTTCCCCGAGATCAAAGCAAATCAGTGGCTGAATCAATTTGCCCTCACTATGTAACTTGAAAAATGTCTGGTGGAGCAAAGCAGGCTTTCCCTCTAGGCAGAATGGAAGTGTTTAATGATAGTGAGTGGTGATCCCTTTACTATATAGGGCTTCTCAGCCTCTCACCAAGTGCAGGAACTTTAAGTTCTACACATTATGAGACAACACATAAACAAGAGTGCCAGAGGGCAGGAAAGTATGAAATTACATCAACCTCTATAACAACTCAAATTATTTGGAAACCTTCTTTCTAAGATGTTTTAGTTTATCAATTTTTATGTCCTTTCATCTATGTGTTTTCAGCCtccatttaaaattaaatccaACATTCTGCATTTGGGAAATTCATTAATGCATTGTTATATATACTGTTTTAGTTTGTTATGTATACTTTTTTAGTTTGGTTAGTTTGGTTTAGTTATGGGATAACATTTCCATAATTACTGATAAGGAAATGTTTTTCCAAGTATGAGTTTTAAAGTATTAGCTTATCTGATCAACTATAACTTGTAAAAACCAGTGTCAACTCTTTGCAAGCAGGCATGGCTTACTCTAGTATgacataacattttataaaatgaaaatttccaaaCTTAATTCACAGAAGCACAGCAATATTAGAAAGTTTCCTCTGGGTTTCTTAATGTCTGTGACCtccaaataaaaagtataattgaaTGGATCCTCAGCAATGGACATTTAGTTACAAGGGGCAGATAATCCAAAATGACAAAGAAGCCAATTTGTATATAGAGCATAGCTTTATACTTGAATAACAGCAACTCAAGTTCTTGACTTTATTACGTGGAGACTGTCAAGAAGGAAAGCTCCCTGGCAGGTATTTTCTGCCCTCCCATTCAACTCCCCCGTGCACCACTGGGTGCTGGGGATGGCACCCACCACCGAAACAAGGCACtactcctctctttaaaaacattacCTGTACTTTACAATTTCCATGATGAGAACGAATCAGATATTTTGGCTTTCAGATTGCTGGGTTGCAGACCATTACTTGCCCCACAAAGAGGGCAAGTAATATTTAAAGTGTTGTGCCTCCCACATTCAACTATATCAATAAGAAATGAAGCCAAGGTACGTGCAAGTCATAAAATCCAAACCTTGCTTAACATTTGCATGTAacttgggcagggcagggcgggaagTGGTCTAAAGCAAAGGGGTTAGCATCCTGTCTCAGCGCCACTTACTCTTCTTTCCTGAGAAGCTCCTCCTCAGATTCCGTCAGGCGTTGCCTCAGCCCAGCGATCATCTCCACGGCCACGTCCACCTGTCTGTTCAGGGCCCGCTCTCGCCTCTGAACTTCCTGCTTTTTCTGAGTCAGCTGGACAAAAGCTGCCCGGACTTCCAACAGTTCTGCAGTTTTCTGGGCCAGCTCTTTGGTGAGTTTATCGATTCTCTTCTCGATGGTCCTGTCCACCGCCTCAACCATCCGATTGAATTTTTCTCGGATATGGGCCTCGAAAGCAGCTTTGGCATCTGGGCTGGGAAGTCCGGGACTGGACCGCAGCTCATCCAGAGAGTCAGCACGTAGGTCCACGGCAGTGTAGGTCTGCACGTAGGACACAGGCCTCTCTGCCACCACCTCAAATGGCTTCCTGTCCTTGGAATGTTCGTGCGAAATGCTATACAAGTTAACATAGCTGGGTTTCTGCTTCACCACGTTGCCACAGTTCTGCAATTTCCCCTGTTTCAGGGGTTCTGAGGAAGTGACTAGGTCTGTGTCTTTGAGGGATGGAAAGAGGCTGCATTTTGTCAATAGGGTTCTTTCCTGGTAGCTGTGACTGAATTCCAGATGGGCCCTCAACGATGACAGGCTTCTAAACCTGGTATGGTCTCCGCACCTCGGGCAGCGGAATGGCAGGCACACAGCAACATTCTCAAGGGATTCCTGCCAGGGGTATCTGCTTTCTTCAAAAGCCTTCTGTTGCATTACTCTAAAAGTCCTGGGCAGGGGAACATAAAACAGGTAGTTTACATGTCTGTTTAAAAACTCCTACTGAAATGACTGTTGTTGTTCATCTCCATAAGGGCAGAGGGCTTTGTTTCAAATGACTTTtgcatataatataaaattaaaacctgCCCTTgttggttggtgtagctcagttaaCTGGAGCATCAGTCTATAAACCCAACGGTCTTGGGTTCGATTAGGgatcagggcatatacccaggttACGGGTTCGAAGAcagccaattgatatttctctctcacatcgatgtttctctctccctttctctctccctaaaagcaatgaagaaatgtcctgggtgaagattaaaaaaaaataaattaaatcaaaacCTACAATCCTTGTGCCAAATCCAGCCACACCCACCAATTTCCATATTGTCTACTGTTGCTTTTGCACTGAACCGATTATGACCTGCAGAGCCAAAAATACTTACTACTTGgactttacagaaaaagtttgctaaccCCTGGCCAGGATAAAAAGGGTGGGTAACATCCCCTTTTTTCACATAAAACTAGAGCAAGGAGGTAATGTAGTTAGTTCAACGTTAGATAGAAAATGTCAGATCCAGACATGGATTCAAGTTTCCTGCCATTCTGAATTTAGTACACTCACTGCAAAACCATGCCCTATTTTACTAACAACCCAATAagcataaatacaaaaaaaaggaaaactcagcATGAATTGTCCAAACAGATCCTATGAGAGCAAGCTCAGTGATCTTTTCTAAAGGACAGAAAAGATGTTACTGAAACTCCATGTGTGGCATTAAGCACACAGCTGAAAATTTTTTAGCCTCAGATTTTTGCCCTTAATTTTGTCCTTTAATTATTGATGTTATGATATAAATCAAAGTGTT
This Phyllostomus discolor isolate MPI-MPIP mPhyDis1 chromosome 5, mPhyDis1.pri.v3, whole genome shotgun sequence DNA region includes the following protein-coding sequences:
- the ZNF365 gene encoding protein ZNF365; this encodes MQQKAFEESRYPWQESLENVAVCLPFRCPRCGDHTRFRSLSSLRAHLEFSHSYQERTLLTKCSLFPSLKDTDLVTSSEPLKQGKLQNCGNVVKQKPSYVNLYSISHEHSKDRKPFEVVAERPVSYVQTYTAVDLRADSLDELRSSPGLPSPDAKAAFEAHIREKFNRMVEAVDRTIEKRIDKLTKELAQKTAELLEVRAAFVQLTQKKQEVQRRERALNRQVDVAVEMIAGLRQRLTESEEELLRKEEEVVTFNHFLEAAAEKEVQGKARLQDFIENLLQRVELAEKQLEYYQSQQASGLCRDVREHVLTDISSNRKPKCLSRGHPHSVCNHPDLKTHFHPKGRSYLKKARDDRASLQPAKSIHEQAETPRELCRPPKKGEPLGFSRKGNIRPKMAKKKPTALVNII